The Microbacterium sp. SORGH_AS_0428 genome contains the following window.
ATCATCGCCACGACCTCGGTGCCGGGGTGTGCGTCGGCGTAGGAGAGTGCGGTCTCGAGGGCGCGCTCGCCGATCTCGTCGATGACGCGATCGCTGGCGGCGCGGTCGGCGAGTCCGGTTTCGAGATCCAGGACGCGGTCACCGTAGGTGTCGGGGACTTCTTTGACCAGCACGACGATTCTCATGGGGCGGTGCTCCTTCGACAGGACGAGTCTAGACGACACTCGGTGTCAGCGATGGCGGAACTCAGGCGCACGCTTCTCGCGGAAGGCGGCCATCCCCTCCTTCTGGTCCTCGAGCGCGAAGAGCGTCGCGAAGCTCTGCTTCTCGAAGCGGAGCCCCTCCGCCAGCACCGTCTCCTGCGCGGCGCGCAGCGCCTCCTTGGCCGCGTAGACCACCGGCAGCGACTTCGAGGCGATGGCTTCGGCGACCTCCATCGCCGCATCCCGCAGCTCGGCCGCGGGCACGACGCGCGAGACGAGTCCCGCGCGCTCAGCCTCCTCGGCCCCCATGCGACGACCGGTCAGCACGAGCTCGGCGGCCTTGTACGCGCCCACGGCACGGGTGAGCCGCTGGGTGCCCCCGAGCCCCGGGATGACACCCAGGGCGATCTCGGGCTGACCGAACTGCGCCGTGTCGGCGGCCAGGATGATGTCGCAGATCATGGCGAGCTCGCATCCACCGCCGAGGGCGAAGCCGGCGACCGCGGCGATCAGCGGGGTGCGGGCCCGTGTCACCTCTTCGAGGGCGGCGAACGGGTTGTCCACGAGCATGTCACGCGTCGACTTGTCGGCCATCTGCTTGATGTCGGCACCGGCGGCGAAGGCGCGCTCACTCCCGGTCAGCACGATCGCCCCGACTCCCTCGTCGGCGTCGAAGCCGGCGACGGCGGCGGCGAGCTCACCCACCAGGGTCGAGTTGAGGGCGTTGAGGGCGTCGGGTCGATTCAGGGTGATCCACCCGACGCGACCGTGCTGCTCGACGAGGATCGTCTCGTAGGTGCTCATCTGCCCATCGTGGCATGAGCGCACCCGCGCGCGGCAGGGCGACTGTCCGGGGAATTCCCCCTCAGACCCGTTCGACGATCAGGGCGTTCGCCATACCCCCGCCCTCGCACATCACCTGCAGCCCCCGGCGACCGCCGGTGTGCTCCAGGTAGGCGACGAGCGTGCTGAGCAGGCGGGTGCCCGACGAGCCGAGCGCGTGCCCGAGCGCGATCGCGCCGCCCCACGGATTCAGCCGCGCGGGGTCGGCGCCGAGCTCCTCCAGCCAGGCGAGCGGCACCGAGGCGAACGCCTCGTTCACCTCGTACGCGTCGATGTCCTCGATCGTGAGCCCCGCGCGATCC
Protein-coding sequences here:
- a CDS encoding enoyl-CoA hydratase-related protein, with the protein product MSTYETILVEQHGRVGWITLNRPDALNALNSTLVGELAAAVAGFDADEGVGAIVLTGSERAFAAGADIKQMADKSTRDMLVDNPFAALEEVTRARTPLIAAVAGFALGGGCELAMICDIILAADTAQFGQPEIALGVIPGLGGTQRLTRAVGAYKAAELVLTGRRMGAEEAERAGLVSRVVPAAELRDAAMEVAEAIASKSLPVVYAAKEALRAAQETVLAEGLRFEKQSFATLFALEDQKEGMAAFREKRAPEFRHR